A stretch of the Vanacampus margaritifer isolate UIUO_Vmar chromosome 6, RoL_Vmar_1.0, whole genome shotgun sequence genome encodes the following:
- the cpa5 gene encoding carboxypeptidase A5, giving the protein MRVLLVLAALLVAALGKETFEGHQVIRMVAKDEAQLSLLNQMEDMEEYGLDFWMEARDVDTHVDVRVPLGSLEAVKLFLETNDIEYSIMIEDLQVILDEEQEEMDASARDAEPRNTDSFDLSRYHNINELYRFQDMLVAENPNLVSKLVIGQSYERRPLNVLKFSTGGSKRPAIWIDTGIHSREWVTQASGAWFAKKIVDDYGRDPALTAILDKMDIFLEIVTNPDGFYYTHTSSRMWRKTRKPNPGSSCVGVDPNRNWDAGFGGPGASGSPCSETYRGQRAHSESEVSSIVNFVKSHGNIKSFVSIHSYSQMLLYPYGYTRTPVRDQAELHSLARKAITDLASLYRTRYRYGSIVNTIYQASGGTIDWTYNQGIKYSFTFELRDTGRYGFMLPANQIVPTARETWLALMAIMNHTSKNLY; this is encoded by the exons ATGAGGGTCTTGCTAGTGTTGGCCGCGCTGCTCGTTGCCGCGCTGGGCAAGGAGACATTTGAAGG GCATCAGGTTATTCGCATGGTGGCAAAGGATGAAGCGCAGCTGTCTCTTCTGAATCAAATGGAGGACATGGAGGAGTATGGG CTGGACTTCTGGATGGAGGCGAGAGACGTGGACACTCACGTGGACGTCAGAGTTCCCCTCGGGAGTCTGGAGGCCGTCAAACTTTTCCTAGAGACCAACGACATTGAATACTCCATCATGATTGAGGACCTGCAG gtGATCCTGGACGAGGAGCAGGAGGAGATGGACGCTTCTGCCCGTGATGCCGAGCCCAGAAACACCGATAGTTTCGACTTGTCCAGATATCACAACATCAACGAG CTGTACAGGTTCCAGGACATGCTGGTGGCCGAGAATCCCAATCTGGTCAGCAAGCTGGTGATTGGTCAAAGTTACGAGCGGCGTCCTCTCAACGTGCTCAAG TTCAGCACAGGTGGAAGCAAGCGTCCAGCTATCTGGATCGACACGGGCATCCACTCTCGTGAATGGGTCACTCAGGCTAGCGGCGCCTGGTTCGCCAAGAAG ATCGTCGACGATTACGGCCGTGATCCTGCCCTCACCGCCATCCTCGACAAGATGGACATCTTCCTGGAGATCGTCACCAACCCCGATGGCTTCTACTACACGCATACTAGC agcCGTATGTGGCGTAAGACTAGGAAGCCCAATCCTGGTTCCTCTTGCGTGGGCGTGGATCCCAACAGGAATTGGGACGCTGGTTTTGGAG GCCCTGGTGCGAGCGGCAGTCCTTGCTCGGAGACGTACCGTGGCCAGCGGGCGCACTCTGAGTCGGAGGTCAGCTCCATCGTGAACTTCGTCAAGTCTCACGGCAACATCAAGTCCTTCGTGTCCATCCACTCGTACTCGCAGATGCTGCTGTATCCCTACGGATACACCAGGACGCCCGTTAGGGACCAGGCTGAGCTG CACTCTTTGGCTAGGAAAGCCATCACCGACCTGGCTTCTCTCTATCGCACTCGCTACCGATATGGAAGCATCGTCAACACCATCT ACCAGGCCAGTGGCGGAACCATTGACTGGACGTACAATCAGGGCATCAAATACTCGTTCACCTTCGAGCTGCGCGACACGGGTCGCTACGGCTTCATGCTGCCCGCCAACCAGATCGTCCCCACTGCCAGAGAGACGTGGCTGGCCCTCATGGCCATCATGAACCACACCTCCAAGAACCTCTACTGA
- the cep41 gene encoding centrosomal protein of 41 kDa, producing the protein MSLYRGIGGDQYMRKQIPKNAKYQHIKTKLDTGVSITKYLERLEEIKQHYKFNKGEIFKRFKVTTFAELVLQVATVSDLQECVSGDSYQNLQDDGSGDSMMVAKPELLAGHVNGSVETSEPKDAAQDQEHNQPMRSTLLSVINGIGELNMNGDKAKNVEEDLDAEKPYPDCPYLLLDMRERELFDQCHIISAQSFPIASLSRCMNPYTKEVLEYKNAEGKIIIVYDEDERIASQAATSMCQRGFENLFLLSGGLKVIAQKFPEGMTTGILPASCLPPAVPSKWKKCAPPPAPPPMMQPAAQRWRFSPDELAKIEGQLENITMMGSSRTSSRLSTCSSLPKVGSARSSRMASSASSVSSRDSVRVQRPWK; encoded by the exons ATGTCGCTCTACAGGGGCATCGGCGGCGATCAG TACATGAGGAAACAGATACCAAAGAACGCCAAGTATCAGCACATCAAAACAAAATTGGACACAG GCGTTAGCATCACCAAGTATTTGGAGCGCCTGGAGGAGATAAAACAAC ACTACAAGTTCAACAAAGGTGAAATCTTCAAGCGTTTTAAAGTGACAACGTTTGCAGAGTTG GTACTTCAGGTAGCGACAGTGTCGGACCTGCAAGAATGTGTCAGCGGTGATTCTTATCAAAACCTTCAAG ATGACGGCAGTGGTGACAGCATGATGGTGGCTAAACCAGAGTTGCTGGCGGGACACGTGAACGGCTCAGTGGAGACGTCGGAGCCCAAGGATGCAGCGCAGGATCAGGAACACAATCAACCCATGAGGTCCACATTGCTAAG CGTCATCAACGGTATCGGTGAGCTGAACATGAACGGCGACAAAGCAAAGAATGTGGAGGAGGACCTGGACGCTGAAAAACCATACCCGGATTGTCCCTACCTGCTGCTGGACATGCGCGAGCGTGAGCTCTTTGACCAGTGCCACATAATCTCTG cTCAAAGTTTTCCCATCGCCTCATTGTCACGCTGCATGAATCCTTATACCAAGGAAGTGCTGGAATAT AAAAACGCCGAGGGTAAGATCATCATCGTCTACGACGAGGACGAGCGCATCGCCAGCCAGGCGGCGACCAGCATGTGCCAGCGCGGCTTCGAGAACCTCTTCCTGCTCAGCGGAG GTCTCAAGGTGATCGCTCAGAAGTTCCCCGAGGGCATGACGACGGGCATCCTGCCCGCCTCCTGCCTGCCCCCCGCCGTGCCGTCCAAGTGGAAGAAGTGCGCCCCGCCGCCAGCACCGCCGCCAATGATGCAGCCGGCGGCGCAAAGATGGAGGTTCAGCCCCGATGAGCTTGCCAAGATTGAAGGCCAGCTGGAGAACATCACCATGATGGGCAGTA GTCGTACGTCCAGCCGCCTGTCGACATGCAGCAGTTTGCCTAAAGTGGGCAGCGCCCGCAGCAGCCGCATGGCTTCCTCCGCATCCTCGGTGTCCAGCAGGGACAGCGTCAGAGTTCAGAGGCCTTGGAAGTGA